The sequence below is a genomic window from Paenibacillus silvisoli.
ATCAAGATCGGCGTTAACTTAGAGCTTTCCGGAGCGGTAGCTTCGTACGGTCAATCGATCGCTGAAGGGATCGAGCTTGGCGTCGAAGAAATCAACGCGAAGGGCGGCATCGACGGCAAAAAAATCGAACTCGTCAAAGCCGATAATAAATCGGATGCTGCAGAGGCAACGAATGCAGCCATTAAATTGACGAGCCAAGATAAAGTAGCGGCGATTATCGGCGCGGCGACAAGCGGCAACACGAAAGCGCAGGTTCAAATCGCTCAGGACAACAAAACGGTCCTGCTTACGCCATCGGGTACAAGCCCTGACCTAACGGGAACGGACAGCGTAAACGATTATATTTTCCGTACATGCTTCATCGATCCTTTCCAAGGCAGCGTAGCGGCTAACTTCGCGGCAACGAAGCTGAACATCAAGAACGCGGCAATCTTCGCGGACAGCGCGAGCGATTATGCGAAAGGCCTTGCCGCTTCCTTTAAAGAAACGTTCGCGGCAGCAGGCGGCACAGTCGTAGCCGAAGAAGCTTACGCGGCGAAAGATACGGACTTCCGCGCGACGCTGACTCGCATTAAAGCGGCAAATCCTGAGTTTG
It includes:
- a CDS encoding ABC transporter substrate-binding protein, with product MKKSILGKLSYSVVSTALIAGLLAGCGAKGTNGGSSDDVIKIGVNLELSGAVASYGQSIAEGIELGVEEINAKGGIDGKKIELVKADNKSDAAEATNAAIKLTSQDKVAAIIGAATSGNTKAQVQIAQDNKTVLLTPSGTSPDLTGTDSVNDYIFRTCFIDPFQGSVAANFAATKLNIKNAAIFADSASDYAKGLAASFKETFAAAGGTVVAEEAYAAKDTDFRATLTRIKAANPEFVFIPGYYEEVGLIIKQAREMGITVPFMGGDGWDSPKLVELAGADALNNTFITNHYSSGDPDAKIQKFVESFKGKYSDKSPDAFNALGYDSIYLLSDSIDRADSTDGERIKDAMAQTKDLGLISGTFTFDEMHNPIKTATVLKYEGGKQVFETKVNP